The genomic DNA cagggactgggagactagtcaggattgagggaaagatgaatggcgcaaagtacagagagatccttgaagaaaaccgctctggagtgcttacaaccttagactgaggtgaaggttcaccttccaacaggacaacgcaggagtggctttgggacaagtctctgaatgtccttgagtggcccatccaaagtccggactttaacccgatcgaacatctctggagaggcctgaaaatagctgtgcagcgacactccccatccaacttgaaagagcttgagaggatctgcagagaagaatgggataaactccccaaatacaggtgggccaagcttggagtgtcatacccaagaagactttaggctgtaatcgctgccaaagctttaacaaagtactcaataaaaggtctgaataactatgtaaatatgatatgttTATTAATGTttttaaagtaacaaaatgtggaaaatcaaggggtctgaatactttctgaatgcactgtagatactGAATAGTATtatacagtagatatagatattgaatattatcatacagtacatatagatACTGAATAGTATtatacagtggatatagatatcATAAAATGAGAGGTACAGTATGTATAATTGGAATTATATACAAATACTCTCACACTATATAAAAAGTATTTATTAATTGACCTAATCaagagtagcagtagtagtagatcaTGTGGTCTTACCTCTCCAATGGAGGAGAGGGTAGCTCCTATCAGCtgttgtagtactagtagtaatagtatatAATGTGGTCTTACCTCTCCAATGGAGGAGAGGTAGCTCCTATCAGCTGTTGTAGTCTAGTGTAATAGTATATAATGTGGTCTTACCTCTCCAATGGAGGAGGGGGTAGCTCCTATCAGCtgttgtagtactagtagtaatagtatatAATGTGGTCTTACCTCTCCAAGGGAGGAGGGGGTAGCTCCTATCAGCTGTTGTTgtcgtggtggtagtagtagtaacaatCATTTTTATGGGAGCATCATTTGAGGAGAATATTTATTTGACCCAGACAATTAGTAACAGCATCATGATGATCTGTTTAacatgatgacatcacaggtGAAAGAAACCAATGACTGATCATAACAGAAACCAGTATTGAATCACAGTCTGATTTGGCAAACAAAAGCTGAACATGCCAGTGCttcccctatattcatttagcagCGGCGGCCGCCACACCAAAAAATATTAATATGGCAAAAACGTTTTCAGTGTGAACTTAAAAACGACTAAAACCatatataaagtatgtagaaaagataatggagctATATCTTTTAAAAAAgataatctttgagaactaaccatcaccaaaataaaaactagacagtcagagaatctaaaatgtaaaaaatggcatGGCATGGGGCCCCAATAGATTTGTTTTAAGAACGTTTTAGTTATAcggcataagccatggcaaaatgtgtagaattgcagaaaattatctttaaaaaaaaatacaaaacattctCAGCCCCATGAAAGTGTATAATTGCAAGAAACTCTTTAAAACTGTGGCCACGCCCACTACCACACCCAGAAGTATTATTACCTACTAGCTACAGTGTATTGTTGTTGCGTTTTAGATTTAAGTTAATTCGTATTGGGTTTGTTCTTTTAGCCGTTTCTGCGTTGTTTCTCAGTAGACAGGGGCAATAAGTTGTCAGGTACAGGGTTTTGAACTTAGTGCTGCTTAAGCAGTACACAATTGGGTCCACTAGACAATCCATGTGGGAAAAAACTATGAAACCATCATAGACCTGAATAGCTATATTCTCAGCATTCTGTAAATCCATGGCTCTGACAATCAACAGAACAATTCTAGCTATGGTGCAAGGCAGGAAACAGAAAGAAAAGACCAGCATGACAGAGGTGACCAGAAACACTGCTCGACGCAGCTTGGTCCTGTCACCTACTGTCTTCTTTTTGAGTCTGTTGACAATGCGGACCGTGCAGTACACCAACACAAAGAAAGGGATGAGAATCTGGGTGAAAAACACAACCTCTCTCAGAGTGTCAGTGATGTCCCCATGACTGCCACAGCAACCAGTCTTCAGCATGGTGGGGATCGTCAAAGGGAGCAGTACTAGCCAGATGATGACAGATATATGAGGAGACTTTTTGAGGACAAAGTCCTTGTTCCCAGGATGAACCACGTTGAAGTAGCGATCAAGTGAAATCACAGCCAGGAAGCCGATACTGGCACCTCGGTTCAGAAACAGCATGAAGAGCATGACTTTGCAGATCCTTCCGTCCATACTCTGCCGCTCTCCGTGAAGAAAATTGTACGCGTTCACTGGCAAACAGCCCAGCAGAAGAAGGTCAGCCAACACGAGATTGAACAGGAAAAGGTTGTTGGAGTTCCGTTTCCAGAACTCCAGCTTGAAGATGAAGAGGTAAAGCACTGAGAGGTTAAGAGGCACAGCCAGGGTGAACTCCACAATCATCACAGAGGCGTAAAATGTGTACAAGGGCAGATTATCTGCTGTGCAGTTATCATTCAGAAGATCCTCTTCCATAATATGAACTGTCAAAACCTGTCCCTTTTACAGTCAGTCTGATCCTGTCCGAATCCTTAAGAAGGAAAAGCAGTCCTCTAGAGTCCTCAAAGCCAAGTGAGTCTGTTTAAGGGAAGGGAAGCAAGCTCCTATTCCGTGTGCAGACTTGGTGAAACTGAAGGACTGTACTTCAGTCTGGAAGTAATTCCCCCCAGGCAGCAGTTGTAAATTGTTCAGTCTTGTTGGTTGAGCACCTTCCATTCCTGAGTAGGCGAGTCACCACAGGACCAATAAATAAGCAGCTGGTCCCATGAGGGATTGAGGATATAGTGGAAGACATTGcatcaacacacaacaacaatTTTCCCCCATATTTGtcatattggggcggcaggtagcctagtggttagagcgttgggccagtaaccgaaaggttgctggatcgaatccccaagctgacaaagtacaaaatctgtcgttctacccctgaacaagagGCGTAAAAtgcgttaacccactgttcctaggccgtcattgtaaataagaatttgttcttaactgactcagTGACCTTTTTCCTTTGCGACATATTTCCTTGTAACTCCCTGCTGAATTCCTATATGAAGTAGGCCGAAGTAAGTGCAGGGGCGTGCTTCTGGTTGCACAACACATCCGTGGGAATTCAAATGTAGTTGAGGCTGTCATAACACGTTTTGATTGATTAAACACACAGAACTACAAGGTGAAGACACAGGCAGTTCTTAGCTGGAAGTCATAGAATACATCATGAGCAGGAATCTTTTATTTTGATTCATTGATTTATGTTCTAATGTTTGTTTACCTCCCAGGGCTCCGCTGTGGTCCAGACTCCTCTTCTTCAGGGCCCGTGTGGTGAGAGTCAGAGGAACCAGGATGGAGAACAACCATCG from Salmo salar chromosome ssa07, Ssal_v3.1, whole genome shotgun sequence includes the following:
- the LOC106597364 gene encoding 12-(S)-hydroxy-5,8,10,14-eicosatetraenoic acid receptor, which translates into the protein MEEDLLNDNCTADNLPLYTFYASVMIVEFTLAVPLNLSVLYLFIFKLEFWKRNSNNLFLFNLVLADLLLLGCLPVNAYNFLHGERQSMDGRICKVMLFMLFLNRGASIGFLAVISLDRYFNVVHPGNKDFVLKKSPHISVIIWLVLLPLTIPTMLKTGCCGSHGDITDTLREVVFFTQILIPFFVLVYCTVRIVNRLKKKTVGDRTKLRRAVFLVTSVMLVFSFCFLPCTIARIVLLIVRAMDLQNAENIAIQVYDGFIVFSHMDCLVDPIVYCLSSTKFKTLYLTTYCPCLLRNNAETAKRTNPIRINLNLKRNNNTL